The Mercenaria mercenaria strain notata chromosome 10, MADL_Memer_1, whole genome shotgun sequence genome contains a region encoding:
- the LOC123555246 gene encoding uncharacterized protein LOC123555246, protein MVTSQCTQTKVSTKEMGTQTSWEHVYENKLKDEHCYSFYKFEDAVKDIGSNDTLRHQIETLEEDLKKAKSKISELKAMINFFEENRFSIEKIRHGNDAMSFYTGFQTYGVFIAVYEYLENKAARLQYWRGQSEQTDNKQYQIQGGKPGKKRKLSLKDEFFMVLIRLKVGHFVKDIADRFEISVSQFSKIFTTWINFLHHELPLLFPFPSQEKIRQNMPDSFKQYPTTRIILDCTEVFVEIPSSMTSQSQT, encoded by the exons ATG gtGACCAGCCAATGTACGCAGACAAAGGTTTCCACGAAGGAAATGGGCACACAGACGTCCTGGGAGCATGTTTACGAAAATAAACTAAAAGATGAACATTGTTACAGTTTCTATAAATTTGAAGATGCTGTGAAGGACATCGGTTCAAATGACACTTTAAGGCATCAGATTGAGACACTAGAAGAAGATCTTAAAAAGGCAAAATCCAAAATTTCAGAACTTAAGGCAATGATCaatttttttgaagaaaacagATTCAGCATTGAAAAGATTAGACATGGCAATGATGCCATGTCTTTTTATACTGGCTTTCAAACTTATGGTGTTTTTATAGCAGTGTATGAATATCTTGAAAATAAAGCAGCCCGTCTCCAATATTGGAGAGGGCAGAGTGAACAGACTGACAACAAACAGTACCAGATTCAAGGGGGAAAGCCAGGCAAGAAGAGGAAACTATCATTAAAAGATGAATTTTTCATGGTTTTGATTAGACTCAAAGTTGGACATTTTGTGAAAGATATTGCTGATAGATTTGAAATTTCAGTATCtcagttttcaaagattttcactACTTGGATAAATTTCTTACATCATGAGCTACCTTTACTGTTTCCATTTCCATCACAGGAAAAGATCAGACAAAATATGCCAGATTCATTTAAGCAATATCCTACAACAAGGATCATTTTAGACTGTACAGAGGTGTTTGTAGAAATCCCTAGTTCCATGACAAGTCAGTCTCAAACATGA